The DNA segment taaataagaagaACATATCCAATTCAAAGTTTGATATTAGTTTTGAGAAAAGGATTGGaagaaaatgaattttaaatgtAAAACAACGAAGAAGGGAATAAAAGAAACTGGTCCAATTTgaattgttttttttaaaaaatcatttgtataaaataaattgtttttttttaaccaTATAGTAATACATGTCAACCatccaaaaataatttcatatgaAATCGACTATCAGTGAGTTTCTTACGCCTAAGGTAAGCGAGTTTGTAATTAGTGGCTATAGGGTGCTCTAAGAATATGCGAGTATTAATTGCTTGGATTGTTTAATAGTTCCTTGTGAAAACATATGAGACATTCCCAATTCAAAACCTAGATAACTACCAATAATGATGTAACAGAGAATATATAGATACTGCATACATGCTTATCTTTCATGTTGAATAGCCTCAATAGTTTTCTGGTACATCTCAATGTAAACCACTTGTTGCAAAAACAAAGCTTGCAAACCAAGAATCCATCAAAGACAAAAGTCCTTCTCAATAATGTTCTATTGTGCATCATCAGAGAGCATTTATCATTCTCTTCATCTCAGCAGACCTCCTGGGATCCGGTTCGTCTATTGCTCTCTCTGTAAGTACTTGCTTGATGCGGCACATTGACTTCCGTACCTGATTTCACAAACAAACTTCTCAAGAAGAAAACACTTAAACTAATCACCTAGTGTTTCTCTCTAATCTGTATTCTGTCCTATGCAAACATTTCCTACGAGAAAaccatttaattttgatgtactgtTGGGATAAAACCATTTTACACGGCATCCAATCACATAATGTTAcattagcaaaaataattacacagaacatgaaaattaaactcaaaCCACAAAAGTATCACCATAACCATTGTTCTATGAAGTATCcacatataattatatatatataccttggGGATGCGTTCTGGGTTAGGAAATCGTAGGTTCTGGGAATTGAGCATCTGGCGTTGAGTCATGAGCATGTTTTTCTCCTTCAACAACACATACCATAACTTATGAAGATCATCCCAAGACTTCAAACGCAGTTCGGAGGCCTTCCAACCCCGACCTAACAACAGCAGATAAACCAAGTAACTAACCAACAAACCCATCACTAGAGCATAATTGGTACATCTTTTACAGCTGCAAATAAGAAAACCACATTCATAACACACAAGCAACAAAAATGAACATCCAAACACAAAGTGAAATCATGTACTTTTGGTTAACATTCCCCAATCTTGTTATTATCATTGGTCATTTGATCTTAACTCGAAGTCTGCAACTGCAATTGCGCAGCAATATTACTATTGTGGTGCATTCTGCAATGCAATCACAATAGCAATTACATCCCAAATAGCTATGATTTTCCGAAAAAACACAATAATTGCTACAACAACcacaattttaaataattatagcAATTCAGGAGTATTCTATATGCAAATTTAGGTTTAGGCCAATTAGCACAATAATTAGTAGATATAAGCTTTGATTTGGATACAATTTAGTGAGCTAACTAACCACAAAAACAAGTGAAAGTTACCTAAGCTGGAAATCAAATTCTATAGCTAGAATCAACTtgggaaacaaacaaaaaacctAAGTTATTTGTAACAATGGAAAtgaaggaagagaaagaagcGCAAAGTGGATACCATATACAATAGGTTTATCACTTTCCATGTCCCTGTCAACCTCGAAGAACTCCTCAAGAGGGTTGCGGGGTTTGTCGCCGGAAGCAGTGGCGGCTCCGGCGGAGGAAGCATAGGTTCTGGATCTAGCAGCTGCGGCGAACAGTGTTCGCCCAAACGTTCTCGACAAATACATCACTGCCACGTGGCCTCTGCAACAATGATCGATTTGGTTGATGAATTAGTTCATTTCATTTCATGCTCACAattgaagagaagagaagagataaaccttttttaaaaattgaaatatttatGGTTTGGAATTTTGTTTCAGGTCGCCGGAGTGAGGTGGCTGCAGGCTGCAGGTGGCTTTTGTGAGTGAAGCTGCAACTCAGCTCGCGCAACAACAAATCCTTACAAGGCTTTTTTTGGGCCTTCTTTTTTGGGCTACTTTTTTTCGCCTGTCCAAAAACCAGTTAGAAGCCCATTAGAGATATAGGCTACAGCAtagtacattttttttttccttaatgTCAATAAACATTTTATGTTACCAAAAACAAACATGTTATGAATTAATATATCTCTGCCTGGCATAGTTAGtgtgtaattcttttattgGGCCTAGGCCCTGTTTActacaccaaaaaaaaaaaaatatatatatatNNNNNNNNNNNNNNNNNNNNNNNNNNNNNNNNNNNNNNNNNNNNNNNNNNNNNNNNNNNNNNNNNNNNNNNNNNNNNNNNNNNNNNNNNNNNNNNNNNNNNNNNNNNNNNNNNNNNNNNNNNNNNNNNNNNatatataatttatatacaaatttctCACAtgtactttatttctttttcagtAATTCTGTAGCATTACACTTGCTTGTATAAATAGCAAACAATATAATTCCATGTATGTTGAATTTACATGAAAGTTGAATATAATAATGCAATAATATATAAGCAAACAAACTAGACACATAAACACGCTAAACAAGAGCCTTTAATGAATTTCATGAGCTAAGTTTTGCACTAATTATTCCTTCAAGTGATCCAATAAGACCTAACACTGTGACAAGAAagcaaacaaaactaaatattCTAAGAACAATCCATTTTCTTGACCAAGCTTCAATTTTCTTCTGCACAAAGTACATCTCAACTGGAAAATATATTGCCAATGGCCAAAAGCTTATTGCCCCTAACACTCCAAGAACTTGGTTGAAGTAAGGGAATAATATTCCAAGTCCAGTTGTGGAAACAACATAGGTTGTTCTGAAACATATTCTGAATAGATTCACTTGAAATGCTGGTAACTTTGGTAGCTTCATTCTGTAGAATTTATTCACAAACTCACTGTTTGGGTATTTTCTTTGGCACCATCTATCAACAGCATTGTATATTGGTTGACAATAAATCTGATGAATAATAAACACAACAAATTTATAAACATCACAGATTTATAAGTATATAGCCATATTTAAAAACAATTAGCTAAAATAGAAGTATATATTAGGCTGCGTTTGGTAGGAAAACTTTGACCGGAACAGAGACTTAGAGATATTGTGTTTGGTATAAAATATACCGATCGAGTAATATCTCAGTATTATATttagtttaagataaatattGAGATTGAGGGAATGTATTTGGAATTTGAAAAGTTAAATGATGATATTTTTTAGaagaaatgttattaaaatttcagtctctttCAAAAAATTCAGTCCCGTCCCCACTTTCTGGAGTTACTAAAGGGACTAAAATTTTATGTCTCGAGATTGAGATTTTAACTACAATCTCTAACCACCAAACACAATATTGAATTCCAGTTTCCGAATCTTCTGAAGTTCAGTATCTAAAAACAAAAGCTACCTAAGTGTATAATATTTGGTAGTACCTGATATCCTCCAATCAAATGAAGAACAATGCAAGCATTGGCAAAGTCAATGAGCCAATAAGGCTCATAGAAACCAAAGCCAGTTAAGAGATTTCCTGGTGTTTGATCTCCAAAAGCTGCATATCCAAAGCATCCACAGCAGAGGTAGAAGAATGTTGTGATGAATATGGCAATCATGGAGGCCTTCTTCATGGTCTTGTTCTCAGATGGAGGAGCCTCTAGAGTGTCCTGTATCTCAAGGAGTATGATTGAGTATGGATAGGCAAAAGCAATATCAGAAAGTGCTTGGAAGATTAACCACAATTTGTCAGCAGTACTTGAAGCTGCTACTCCTGTTATACTTCCCATAATTCTTCCATTTTCTACAACACAAACCATATTAAGTCTTATGATTCAAAACAAATATCATAACATATATATAGCTTTTTACCTATGACTGTTGTGATGCCAAGTCCAAGTCCTATAGTAGCATATGTGAAGGACATTAAGGCAGCAACAACTGAAACCCATGCCATGTTGTGAAGATCAGGTATGAATGACATCACAATCTGAACAACTCCAAATAGCATCATATACAATGTATCCCCATATTTACATGGAGCTTTATGCCCTTCTTTGTGGTAACAATTTGATTTCAGAATAGCCCTGCATTAGTTTGTAACAAAAACTATATCAGcaacacaaaacaaaataataagataCTAATAATTAATCTAACACTAAAGTAAAGTACCTTATACAACTTGCTGTGGTAATAACATAAGCTATACAAGTCCCATACAAGGTCAAATATTGAAGGAAGCCAGCCAAGTATGTCCTTTTACTACCTAAACTAACACTAAACTGAGTTAGAAGgtataattatgattatggtTATGATTATGATGATGGCATAGTTTAGTTGAGGCTAATTAGAGTGATTGATGTGTTAAAAGACTAGTATACCAAGATAGACTCTAACAGCATCCATGTAAGAGTAGTTTCTTTTGCCAGAAACAGGATCTGGAGTTCTGTAACAATCTGAAAGGAGGAATGAAGAGATATAGGTGACAATTGCAAATAGAAGCAATGAAACTGGGCCTGCAATCCATCCTAATTGAGAAGTGCTCCATGCTAGAGATAGAACACCAGCACCAATCACAGCAGTGATGATATGAGCCACTGCACTTCTTAGAGTTCCTGGTATAGTAGAATTTGATGCAAACaaggacaaataaaaaaaatttcaggattttttcaaactcaagaaccTAAGAAAATTGGAATGGTTATAGCATAATGGTCCTATGGAGGATCTTTTGTTTTACCAGTTCTTTTGGGAtggccatcatcatcataagTTCCAGTACCACTTCTTGTTATTTGGAGAGAATCTTGCACTCCCATTTTTGCAATCCAAGAATTCAACTCAAAGATAGAGCACTAAAGTCACTGCAATTTGAAGCCTCACGGGTAAGCCTATGATAGCTACGACGACAACGACAACAACAACAGAGTCTTATCCCACTAAGTCTAATTgactacatgaatcaaacaacgtctaatcaaagaaaaattaggtAGCATGTAccacctttttcttcttctttctttctattttataattattgttttgttttgaaTTCTAATGTATATTTTGTTGCAACGCTAAGTTTTAGAATTCTAATGAACGTGTTGTTGCATGAGAATGAATCTAAAACATATACATGTGTGTCTCTGTATCATTGTCCTTGACATGTGTCATGTGTTAGGTATATTGGACTAATGTGATCTAAATCAGTGTATACAAATTAGAAAACCTGTAACATACAAGGTTACAAACTACTCTGACACAGACACAAAACAGAACAAATCCcgtgttaaaaataataattaattataaattgataaaataccgaaagaatagaaaaagaaaagatgaagaaattttattgattgttgattgattgagTTGAATTGTAAACTATGAAGGTAAAATTAAGTATATATAGAGTATTGGtctatgaaagataaaagtaaataaagataagatagaaataaaaataaagataactataagataagataaagattaaaattaaatttgtatattCTATTGAGTTGAATGACgtttttattgttgtcatgaGTTAAGGTGGAAGAGTGGTTTAATATAAGTGTAGTGTGATTTTAAGTAATGAATTAAATGAGATTGATATACATAGGGGTGTGTGATCATGCTCTATGGTCCACCCTCAATGGACGCCGTAGAATATTGAAATGAATGATGCAAAAAGTTGTGATGATACTTTTAACGTTTAATTTGTTACTTTTACATAATTATTGGTAGCttatgtcatttaaattataatttattagcgtttaatttgttattgttattgaatagaacaataaaaaaatatactttttgttttttaaatttttaaattttaaaaatacttttaatttattttaattttaccttcgatattttaaatatatttttaaatgtaGTTGGGAgtgaaaaactatttttaataaaagttattttaaaaaattggattattttataaaatttagtttttcaaTAAAAACCGAAACAAATGCACAGTATGTTTAGAAAACAAAGGCCTACAGATAGAGAGGACTCAAGTACTCAATTATTGAATCAAGAGAgaattcaattattattttctgcaCACCAATGTGGAATTCTTTGAAAGTGAATATAGCCTTCCACAACCATGTGGGTAACATATATTCATATATTCgcagtatttataaaaaattaaatttaaaaattatgaatattgattcaatttataaagttattaaatctaatttaatctgtacactaataaaattagattataaattttatgtaaATATTCGTATATATGTagatttacaaaaataaataaataaatattttttatattttattataattaataattatcatatatattatattattttatttttattatttaaaaaaatatatttaatNNNNNNNNNNNNNNNNNNNNNNNNNNNNNNNNNNNNNNNNNNNNNNNNNNNNNNNNNNNNNNNNNNNNNNNNNNaataaatatatattgttaatttattttttctctctcatttgAATTGAGGGCAGCCTTGTACAGTGGTAGACTATAAAGTTTGATGTACCTATTTGATgtgaatattattattgttgtcttTTTGCCGTAAGTGGGAGGTTAACGTTTAATTTCAACCATTCCTTAGTACTTAAACCTTTTCCATTGATCTTGGACCTTAGCTTTCTGAATTTGAAAGCAGAATATGCGAAACCAATGGCGTAAAAGCTATTACTTTGTGTTAATCAATATCAttgcatttaaatttttttaaacttttttttgtttaacaaaaataccaattattttttaaatttttgttttgttatttacatattttatataagataaatagtaaaatattcTAGAGATGAAATTTTTATGAACATTCTGTCTTTTAgagataatttttaaatttttatctaatataaaaattcGATTATAAACTTttgaactataaaatttaataaaaaataaaaaaattaagaaacaaacNNNNNNNNNNNNNNNNNNNNNNNNNNNNNNATAAACAAACGACTACTACATTTATAATAATCCCAAAAATAattatgcataaattttttttgttaaaaataaaatttaaattcaagacctctaaataaaaaaaaattataatatttaagttataatttgttcactaatattatttaataaaaaaaggatCCTGTTAGGGAGACAATggactatttgtacaatgtgtacatcTCCTAAACTATTTAGAATAACCATCTGAGTACAAAGGATAAtaaaggaaaagtctagggggccagcaatttttgtgattgttagccatcaactagtcatcaatgatgatttgatggtgtgagattagtgtgagatttcatccaatggctcaccttcctctgctggttacatgctggccaaaattcaataaaactgctggcccctagcattgctcgataataaatatcttctcgaaaaattagtttaatttttggattCACCAAGGATCTAGCgctttaataccatgtcatgataccactcatcccaaaaacttcAGCTGATGaaaaaatgtaacactaataattatatctctaatactccataaacctctattgtacacattgtataaatatttcattggctctTCGTACTTTCCCATAAAAAAAAATGGATCTGTATCAAATTTCCTACCGACTTTTTAGTAATTGAAAGCCACttgatataaataattccaATACTATAATAAGCATCAAAGTttttttctttcacatttttgTGTTCACACTTTCCTTTGATAGCCCTAATTAAGTCAACCACTAAGTCATGGAGGGTCATCTCTACCGGCATGCCAATCATCGTTATCTAATAAGTGGTCACTGAATATAACAAAACATTGCaaaaattcaattctttttttaaatatttgtatgTATAAAATACACCTTATGAATTGATTATATTTGACAAGTTGTTGAAGCACATGCAATACCCAATAATGTTGCCCATACGTATTTGCTACAATGATGCATTCTACTGAACATAACAGTAATCAAGAAAAGTCACTTATGTTATTATTTGAACCATTAAAAGCTGCTTAATTAATTGCTTTAGAATCAATTATATACATTATGTATAAATAACACTTTTGTTTTCATGttcatcaaaattatttttactactaCTAATACCTAGGCTAAAAAGAACTTAAAACTTTCATGTTcacttcttttttatatataaataagagtATTTATAGATCGAATCTGATCCTTATATCTATGATATATTGGTATTTAtccaaatttaatataaaaattgtggatatgaatcaaatttaaaagGTTATGAATCAGATCGAATTAAATCTGTACACTAATAGAATCGAATTataaatttctaataaatatCCACATATCCAGAAATTTAtacaaagtaaataaataaatgaaaaaaagagattttattgatatttttagtaaaaataaattttttaaaatttttttatattttatggaTATATCTAATATTTTATCCTATCGAATTAGATCATatccaaacttaaaacatatgGATATTAGATTcaatctaataattttaataaagatcaaatcaaaatctaaTCTAGTTCACATTCACTCctacatataaataaataaataacattctTTATGACATTTTGCAAAgatataaattgaattgaaatcaAAAGTAAAGTAGTAGTTGAATTTGTTGACGAGTAGAAGTTCAGTGGGGGTACTCTACTAACATGATCTTTGACATCTATGAAATAATTGAATGTACCTAAGTCTCTATTATTGTGTATGTGTTTTCATCAAAGAGGACAAAATCACACATTCACATAATCACATGTATGTGCATCAACAAGCCATATTcagaattttatagtttatctaattaattaatctaattttagAATATGGTTATTATcttatttgttttaaataatcaacacaatctcatcatcattatcttATAGTAGTAGAATTGAGTGTCAAATGGAaactcatttttaattaaatatgtcaATGATATAGACTAAAATAATGCACCAGaggaaataataattaaaacaaaagatatttgttcaagaaaaaaaattaattaggattttatcatgcatattaaaaaattattattaaaatcacACAACTGTAAACAAGTTATACAATTTTTGCCAGAATTAACCTacgaagaaaaatataaaataactattacaaatggatagaaaaattaaaataagatttaaattaaaattgatttattaacATTACTATAGAATTTATAATAACATATAGGGTGAATATCCAATTCGGTCCTTGACAATTATCTCAAAAGAATTACGAGgttctcaaataaaaaaaaaaaaaattcttttcagtttcttatctttatttttatgagaTTGATTAATTCTTGTGTCAATGATTTGTCAATGATTAAAAACATAGACATATGGACTATAATCAAttccataaaaataaacatcaaaaataaaaaagagtatttttttaaaaatctcgTTGTCTTTCAAAATAATTGTTAggactttttaaaaattttttctaacATATACTTGTGATGTTTTTCtcgtcaaataaaaaaatattcacgtaaaaaatatcattattggagaacataaataaaaagatgacttgttttttggtttttactttattcttctattcgagaggttgtttattatttatttaaaaatttattgttgatTAATATTAGTTGCatgtatgaaaaatatttgaactttaacacttatttaaatagatgaataaattaattattcaactaactcaaattattaattaaaaaataactaatcatAGATCGTCACTGCAAAAGAAATTTTGGGTGACATTTACTTTAagtaaattctttttattttatatatgcgAAGTTCATTTAAGGTTCGGAAGcataatttgtattttaatgacactttttttttgttttttttttttagaatatttataaatttttttgtggtatttttttgttttggtgtttttttatggtatcttttaatttaataggtcaaaatttaatttattgtagattaaaattttatttaaaaatttattattggtcaataaattattatatatataaaataaaatttaaatttttaataattatttaaatagataagtGAATTGACTATTCTACAAATCCTAAATGAGATAGAATCATTGAAAATGAATAGAGCCCATAATGAAGCTTCTAAGAGATATTGTTTTGGGCCTTGTGTATTAATTAAACCTCTTATGAAGCCTATGACTATTAGGATGATACAataaacttcatttttctccACCTAGTATCTCTTCAAATTCCACATTCACTGAACCTAAATCCTGAGCCCAATTAGGCTTATTTATTGTACTTATTCttctatgtatataaaaaactCACAAGTCATTGAAATTTGCAAACATCCAAAATTCAGCAAAAATTCagacaaaaaacaaaaaaattcaaaagtgcaagaaaaaaataaatcaataataataataaaaaaatggagCTTACTTGACACTGGTAGCAGATGTAATAACAAAGGCAGTTGTAATGCCAAACATGGTTGCATAAGCCATGATTCCACACACatgtttcttcttctctcctatCATCATTTTTCATAACACCCCTTATGTATTCATTCACTCCAATCCAATGcaactataaataaataaataattatttaatgttaaaactTCAgatgaagtcgacttcacgtaaagttgatacctgagagctgttagatgatttgactgatttgactaaattttcattcaaTGACTGtcaagtatcaacttcacgtgaagtagACTTTATCTGAGTTTTCACCTTATTTAAtacctaaaaataatttgaCTGCATCTATGAAGCAGGAACTCCTGGTTGCACCATACTCAGGATGAGGGTGTCTATAGCAGTCACTAAGAAGGGTTGAAGAAACCATGGTTGTGCCTGCAAATAACACAATGCAAATCGGACCTCCAATCCAACCAAGTTGCGCCACCGACCATGCTAGAGACAGCACCCCTGCCCCTATCACTCCTGTTATTATGTGCGCTATTGCACTCCATACGTTACCTTCGAAAGAAATATTCCATTAATTTCAAGGTTTTTGTTAcgacaaaaatttaattacaaaatctaaTATGATATAGGgagttaattaaaatatatatataaagacctaattaaaaatttaatgaaattatagaaattgacgtaataattaaacctaattttTGTTGCTTGCTACtttaatattttcaatggatagaaattaaattcttaatatgAATGTTGGTTATATATAAAGACTGAGATTGAATTTTGGTTAGAGtttaagattttgaaattgagaatcaatttttattattggttatctTAACTACCATTCATATCTACTAGTCTAATAACTAATTTTGCACTACTTGTTTATTTCCATCCCAGAATGCAATTCCAATACTATGAATTTTGCTTTTGATACATTATGATTGCTTGAAGATTATTAATGAATTCATTAGAAAatctatatataaaattaagtgtaggaacaaaattgaaattacttACCAATTCTCTTAGGAGGCTCTCTTGTCACGTTATTGcctgaagatgaagaagaacagCTTTGATGAATCAAGGGAAATTGCTCCATGAATTCATCAACCATTCTTTAAATTCTTCTTTCAAAAGTTTGatttttctcttctcaacaATCACAAGGTAGAGCAAGAGGGTATAtgtaatgaaaataaatataatatatatttttttaaggaaTATTGAAGGAAAAAATATATGTTGTAAAGCACATGAAATACATTGAGTATTTGAgcttttagatctgaatttataCAATcgtgatattttttttaataactaaggATTTAAGTTTgtgagaaaaataataatataagggtatttatataattatatggtAAAAACTCAGGTACGACTTCAAGTGAAGTTCATAATTGAGAGCCATTAGATAATTTTACTGATTTGTctaattttcatctaacgaccctcaactatcaacttcatatgaagtcgattgcacctgagtttccacctaattATATTTGTGCATTTTGAGTTGATATTTATACAAAAGACATTTCTTCATTCCAACACGGAACAACATGAAAATTGGGTTTGGTTGCTtcttttgaatttatatttacaaatttcacaaaagaatagtataaatgtataatacataattaaatagaacactaaaagaagaagaaaaacgagTAAAAAGAAGAAGTATATTAGAAATTTCAAAAAACTAATAAAGTCGTCTTTAACATGTTATGAAAATAAGGAACTTAATTAGTAGTTTTGATTTGctaaaataaatgaaacatTTTAAAACCACAAGTTATTGAATTACATTAGCAAGTAGAAATTTTAACTTAGTGATTCTCATTAGCAAGTTATTGCGTCAATGTCAATCTAATCAAGTTCTATTAAATATTACTAAATGAAATCTTTATTCTATTGGTGCCATTGACGCAATTGTTAATTAGTGGC comes from the Arachis duranensis cultivar V14167 chromosome 7, aradu.V14167.gnm2.J7QH, whole genome shotgun sequence genome and includes:
- the LOC107496129 gene encoding uncharacterized protein LOC107496129 — translated: MYLSRTFGRTLFAAAARSRTYASSAGAATASGDKPRNPLEEFFEVDRDMESDKPIVYGRGWKASELRLKSWDDLHKLWYVLLKEKNMLMTQRQMLNSQNLRFPNPERIPKVRKSMCRIKQVLTERAIDEPDPRRSAEMKRMINAL
- the LOC107496127 gene encoding probable amino acid permease 7, with protein sequence MGVQDSLQITRSGTGTYDDDGHPKRTGTLRSAVAHIITAVIGAGVLSLAWSTSQLGWIAGPVSLLLFAIVTYISSFLLSDCYRTPDPVSGKRNYSYMDAVRVYLGSKRTYLAGFLQYLTLYGTCIAYVITTASCIRAILKSNCYHKEGHKAPCKYGDTLYMMLFGVVQIVMSFIPDLHNMAWVSVVAALMSFTYATIGLGLGITTVIENGRIMGSITGVAASSTADKLWLIFQALSDIAFAYPYSIILLEIQDTLEAPPSENKTMKKASMIAIFITTFFYLCCGCFGYAAFGDQTPGNLLTGFGFYEPYWLIDFANACIVLHLIGGYQIYCQPIYNAVDRWCQRKYPNSEFVNKFYRMKLPKLPAFQVNLFRICFRTTYVVSTTGLGILFPYFNQVLGVLGAISFWPLAIYFPVEMYFVQKKIEAWSRKWIVLRIFSFVCFLVTVLGLIGSLEGIISAKLSS
- the LOC127740684 gene encoding probable amino acid permease 7 gives rise to the protein MVDEFMEQFPLIHQSCSSSSSGNNVTREPPKRIGNVWSAIAHIITGVIGAGVLSLAWSVAQLGWIGGPICIVLFAGTTMVSSTLLSDCYRHPHPEYGATRSSCFIDAVKLFLGEKKKHVCGIMAYATMFGITTAFVITSATSVNDHLLDNDDWHAGRDDPP